One Brienomyrus brachyistius isolate T26 unplaced genomic scaffold, BBRACH_0.4 scaffold110, whole genome shotgun sequence DNA window includes the following coding sequences:
- the LOC125727674 gene encoding LOW QUALITY PROTEIN: multidrug resistance-associated protein 1-like (The sequence of the model RefSeq protein was modified relative to this genomic sequence to represent the inferred CDS: inserted 1 base in 1 codon): AGITVFLYSITVSLGGVLASRHLHQSMLYNVLRSPMSFFERTPSGNLVNRFSKETDTIDSVIPNIIKMFLGSMFNVLSSCAMILMATPLVAVIIPPLGLLYFFVQRFYVASSRQLKRMESVTRXPVYTHFNETLLGTSVIRAFGDQERFISESDRRVDYNQKAYYPSIVANRWRAVRLEFVGNCIVLFAALFAVVAREKLSAGIMGLSISYALQVTASLNWLVRMSSELETNIVAVERVKEYEGTEKEAAWQLEQSTLPHGWPASGHIQVQGFGLRYREDLEMALKNISITVEGGEKVGIVGRTGAGKSSLTLGLFRIIEAAKGEILIDDVNIARLGLHELRSRITIIPQDPVLFSGSLRMNLDPFNRYSDEEVWSALELAHLKSFVSSLPDKLGHECSEGGENLSLGQRQLLCLARALLRKTKVLVLDEATAAVDLETDNLIQSTIRSEFEDCTVLTIAHRLNTIMDYTRVLVLEKGQIAEFDIPANLLAQKGIFYKMAKDSGLV, translated from the exons GCAGGCATCACCGTGTTCCTCTACTCCATCACGGTGTCCCTCGGCGGAGTGCTGGCCTCGCGGCACCTGCACCAGTCCATGCTCTACAACGTGCTCCGCTCGCCCATGTCCTTCTTCGAGCGCACGCCCAGCGGCAACCTGGTGAACCGCTTCTCCAAGGAGACGGACACCATCGACTCGGTCATCCCCAACATCATCAAGATGTTCCTGGGCTCCATGTTCAACGTGCTCAGCTCTTGCGCCATGATCCTGATGGCCACGCCCCTGGTGGCAGTCATCATCCCGCCCCTTGGGCTGCTCTATTTTTTCGTGCAG cgtTTCTATGTGGCTTCATCTCGCCAGCTGAAGCGCATGGAGTCGGTGACTC TCCCCGTGTACACCCACTTCAACGAGACCCTGCTGGGCACCAGCGTGATCCGGGCCTTCGGCGACCAGGAGCGCTTCATCTCCGAGAGCGACCGGCGCGTGGACTACAACCAGAAGGCGTACTACCCCAGCATCGTGGCCAACAG GTGGCGGGCTGTGCGGCTGGAGTTCGTGGGGAACTGCATCGTGTTGTTCGCGGCGCTGTTCGCCGTCGTAGCCCGGGAGAAGCTCAGCGCAGGCATCATGGGTCTTTCCATATCATATGCTCTGCAG GTTACCGCCTCCTTGAACTGGCTGGTGCGAATGTCCTCAGAGCTGGAGACCAACATCGTCGCTGTGGAGAGAGTCAAGGAGTATGAGGGCACTGAGAAAGAG GCGGCCTGGCAACTGGAGCAGTCCACCCTCCCCCATGGCTGGCCCGCCTCCGGACACATCCAGGTTCAGGGTTTTGGCCTGCGCTACAGGGAGGACCTGGAGATGGCACTGAAGAATATCTCCATCACTGTGGAAGGTGGAGAGAAG GTTGGCATTGTGGGACGGACTGGTGCTGGCAAGTCCTCCCTGACCCTGGGACTGTTCCGCATCATCGAGGCTGCCAAAGGGGAGATCCTCATCGACGACGTGAACATCGCCAGGCTGGGTCTCCACGAGCTTCGCTCCCGCATCACCATCATCCCTCAG GACCCTGTACTGTTCTCTGGGTCACTGCGCATGAACCTCGACCCCTTCAACCGTTACTCGGATGAGGAGGTTTGGAGCGCCCTGGAGCTGGCCCACCTCAAGAGCTTCGTCTCCAGCCTACCTGATAAGCTGGGCCACGAGTGTTCAGAAGGAGGAGAGAACCTGAG TCTGGGCCAGCGTCAGCTGCTGTGTCTGGCCCGAGCTCTGCTGCGCAAAACCAAGGTGCTGGTTCTGGACGAGGCCACGGCCGCCGTGGACCTGGAGACGGACAACCTGATCCAGTCGACCATCCGCAGCGAGTTCGAGGACTGCACCGTGCTGACCATAGCTCACCGGCTCAACACCATCATGGACTACACCAG GGTGCTGGTGTTGGAGAAGGGCCAAATCGCAGAGTTTGACATACCCGCTAACCTCCTCGCCCAGAAAGGAATTTTCTACAAGATGGCCAAGGACTCTGGCCTGGTGTGA